The following are encoded in a window of Anaerolineae bacterium genomic DNA:
- the mgtE gene encoding magnesium transporter, with protein MEPRILDSVLDQVRRALEQDDVTGAVNIIEALRPSDQAEVFAELDDAAQIALLPQLDPDDSADILEKLDDEEVAELATALPNEALIRIVDEMEPDEAADLLGDIPQDKAQRVLAGLEDPEEIHPLLLHPDDSAGGLMTSEFLALRRRMTAAEALEALRVWKPEAETIYYMFVVDAVGRLCGVVDLRQLVMADPETLLTDIMDPDVISVTVGADQEECARLMSHYDLLALPVIDHDRRLLGVVTIDDVVDVLEDEATEDIQRLGGSQPLGRSYLESSVWLVMRKRIGWLMLLFLTESLTGTVLRHFEKELETAVALAFFVPLLIGTGGNAGSQTTSTIIRALAVGDIELKDALKSLWHELRVGLLLGLGMAVVAYIRALTWNSTPDLAATVSLAILTIVIWANGLGAVLPLLATRLRIDPTVVSGPVMSTLVDATGLFIYFTIARLLMGL; from the coding sequence ATGGAGCCGCGAATCCTTGATTCCGTTCTCGATCAGGTTCGCCGCGCCCTGGAACAGGACGATGTGACCGGCGCCGTCAACATCATTGAGGCGCTGCGTCCCTCCGACCAGGCTGAGGTCTTTGCTGAACTGGACGACGCGGCCCAGATTGCGCTCCTGCCGCAGCTGGACCCTGATGATTCGGCGGATATTCTTGAAAAACTGGACGACGAAGAAGTCGCCGAGTTGGCAACGGCCCTGCCCAACGAGGCGCTGATTCGCATCGTCGACGAGATGGAGCCGGATGAAGCCGCTGACTTGCTGGGCGACATCCCTCAGGACAAGGCCCAGCGCGTGCTGGCCGGCCTGGAAGACCCGGAAGAAATCCATCCTCTGCTGCTCCACCCGGACGATAGCGCCGGCGGCCTGATGACCTCGGAATTCCTGGCCCTGCGCCGGCGGATGACCGCCGCCGAAGCCCTGGAGGCGTTGCGCGTCTGGAAGCCGGAGGCGGAGACAATCTACTACATGTTCGTGGTGGATGCAGTTGGGCGGTTGTGCGGCGTCGTTGACCTGCGCCAGCTGGTGATGGCCGATCCTGAAACCCTTCTCACCGACATCATGGACCCCGACGTGATCTCAGTCACGGTCGGAGCCGATCAGGAGGAGTGCGCCCGCCTGATGTCGCACTACGACCTGTTGGCTCTGCCCGTGATTGACCATGACCGTCGCCTGCTGGGCGTGGTCACGATCGATGATGTGGTTGATGTGCTGGAGGACGAGGCTACCGAGGACATCCAGCGGCTGGGTGGTTCGCAGCCACTGGGACGCTCCTACCTGGAAAGCAGCGTCTGGCTGGTCATGCGCAAGCGCATCGGCTGGCTGATGTTACTCTTCCTGACGGAAAGTCTGACCGGCACGGTGCTGCGCCACTTTGAGAAGGAGCTGGAGACAGCAGTAGCGCTGGCGTTTTTCGTCCCGCTGCTGATCGGCACCGGCGGCAATGCCGGCTCCCAGACCACCAGCACAATCATCCGCGCTCTGGCGGTGGGTGACATCGAGCTGAAAGACGCGCTCAAGTCGCTGTGGCACGAACTGCGTGTCGGCCTGTTGCTGGGCCTGGGCATGGCGGTAGTGGCTTATATCCGGGCGCTAACCTGGAACTCCACGCCCGATCTGGCGGCAACCGTCTCCCTGGCCATCCTGACAATCGTGATCTGGGCTAACGGCCTGGGCGCGGTCCTGCCGCTGCTGGCAACACGCCTGCGCATCGATCCAACCGTGGTCTCTGGCCCGGTGATGAGCACCCTGGTTGACGCCACCGGCCTGTTTATCTACTTCACGATTGCCCGCCTGCTGATGGGCCTGTGA
- a CDS encoding ABC transporter permease subunit, translating into MLNLFSGIFKVQQPTERSFGWADVIVLAIVISLIYAGVRLAINTPAQIAGPPISLAPEALPYYAIRSVGRMAAAYALSLVFALVYGRVAAYHRRAEQVLMPLLDVLQSVPILSFLPVVLLSLSAVLPQATAAELASIILIFTSQAWNLVFVWYQSLTTIPNELNEASTVFRFGTWLRFRTLELPFAAIGLLWNSMMSWAGGWFFLMAAEIFTVGEKDFRLLGLGAYLHEAANQQDFRAIAWGIAALLLVIILLDQLVWRPLLAWADRFKLEMVESDNPPTSWFYNLLQSTHITTWLGQHVYHPISEALDMALGRFGQPATTQETARQRRPWLAYLLALVLGLGVVYSLEQAGELLTQVSFTQWEEIALGVAATLARVMAALAIALAWTIPVGVLIGTKPQVAAVLQPIVQIAASVPATALFPVLLLFLLHLPGGLNIAAVILMLMGTQWYLLFNIIAGATAIPQDLKFTSTLLGLDRLARWRTLILPALFPFIITGAITASGGAWNASIVAEYFHFGGENHQVTGIGALIAAATASGDFPLLLAATLTMILTVALINRLLWRRLYRRAEEQFRME; encoded by the coding sequence ATGCTGAATCTCTTCAGCGGCATCTTTAAAGTTCAGCAACCCACAGAGCGCAGCTTTGGCTGGGCCGATGTCATTGTGCTGGCGATCGTGATCAGCCTGATCTATGCAGGCGTCCGTCTGGCAATCAACACCCCCGCTCAGATCGCGGGACCGCCGATCTCCCTGGCGCCTGAGGCGCTGCCCTACTATGCCATCCGCTCGGTGGGGCGCATGGCAGCGGCCTATGCGCTCTCGTTGGTCTTCGCGCTTGTGTACGGGCGCGTTGCGGCCTACCACCGTCGGGCCGAGCAAGTCCTGATGCCGCTGCTGGATGTGCTACAGAGTGTCCCCATTCTGTCGTTCCTGCCGGTAGTGCTGCTAAGCCTGAGCGCCGTGCTACCCCAGGCCACCGCCGCTGAACTGGCCTCGATCATCCTGATCTTCACCAGCCAGGCCTGGAACCTGGTGTTCGTCTGGTACCAGTCGCTGACGACCATCCCGAACGAGCTAAACGAGGCCTCAACCGTTTTTCGCTTCGGCACCTGGCTGCGCTTTAGGACGCTGGAACTGCCCTTCGCGGCGATAGGACTGCTGTGGAACAGCATGATGAGCTGGGCGGGCGGCTGGTTCTTCCTGATGGCTGCGGAGATTTTCACCGTCGGCGAGAAGGATTTCCGGCTGCTGGGGCTGGGGGCTTACCTGCATGAAGCCGCCAACCAGCAGGACTTCCGCGCCATCGCCTGGGGGATCGCTGCGCTGCTGTTGGTGATCATCCTGCTGGATCAGCTGGTCTGGCGTCCCCTGCTGGCCTGGGCTGACCGCTTCAAGCTGGAGATGGTGGAAAGCGATAATCCACCGACCTCGTGGTTCTACAATCTGCTGCAGTCTACCCATATCACCACCTGGCTGGGCCAGCACGTCTACCACCCGATCAGCGAGGCGCTGGATATGGCACTGGGGCGCTTTGGCCAGCCCGCCACGACCCAGGAGACGGCCCGCCAGCGACGCCCCTGGCTTGCTTATCTGCTGGCGCTTGTCCTGGGGCTGGGGGTGGTCTACAGCCTGGAACAGGCCGGGGAACTGCTGACGCAGGTGTCTTTCACCCAGTGGGAGGAAATCGCCCTGGGGGTAGCAGCCACGCTGGCGCGGGTCATGGCGGCGCTGGCTATCGCCCTGGCATGGACAATCCCGGTTGGCGTGTTGATCGGCACCAAGCCGCAGGTTGCCGCGGTACTGCAACCGATCGTCCAGATCGCGGCGTCGGTGCCCGCCACAGCGCTGTTCCCGGTGCTGCTGCTCTTTCTGCTTCACCTGCCGGGCGGGTTGAATATCGCCGCTGTCATACTGATGCTGATGGGCACCCAGTGGTACCTGCTGTTCAACATCATCGCCGGGGCGACAGCCATCCCCCAGGACCTCAAGTTCACCAGCACATTGCTGGGGCTAGATCGCCTGGCCCGCTGGCGCACGCTGATCCTGCCCGCCCTGTTCCCCTTTATCATCACCGGGGCGATCACGGCCAGCGGCGGCGCGTGGAACGCCAGCATCGTGGCAGAGTACTTCCACTTCGGCGGGGAAAACCATCAGGTCACCGGTATCGGCGCCCTGATCGCTGCTGCCACCGCCAGCGGCGACTTCCCGCTCCTGCTGGCGGCGACCCTGACCATGATCCTGACCGTAGCGCTGATCAACCGCCTGCTCTGGCGGCGGCTCTACCGCCGCGCGGAAGAGCAGTTTCGAATGGAGTAA
- a CDS encoding ATP-binding cassette domain-containing protein yields the protein MKNEHLLQLRGITQKYSRGERRFTAVENVNLTIDEGEFVALLGPSGCGKSTLLRIVTGLNQPAEGLVIYRGQPLNGVNPHATIVFQTFALFPWLTVQQNVEVALKARGMPASLRTVRAIELLDMVGLDGFETAFPRELSGGMRQKVGFARAMAVEPELLCLDEAFSALDVLSAESLRGELLELWTSGSIPTKAILMVTHNIEEAVLMADRVVVMDKQPGRVIADLKIPLEHPRQRKSPQFLDMLDRVYALLAGQTQPEHIELGSAPGEAGRTRALPDVSVSELAGLLEFLDEMPGNRTDVYRLEQELNLGTDPVLALTEAAELLGFATIAKGDIALTPLGETFAEASILARKEILATRIRRLPMFKWLLAMLDAADKGQLDRDVIRLALELEFSPEEAAHQVDLAIQWGRYAELLAYDDNTETIFREMAEVDAG from the coding sequence ATGAAGAACGAACATCTGCTGCAACTCAGGGGAATCACTCAGAAATACAGCAGGGGCGAGCGGCGTTTTACGGCGGTTGAAAACGTCAACCTGACCATTGACGAAGGCGAATTCGTGGCGCTACTCGGCCCCTCTGGCTGTGGCAAAAGCACCCTGCTACGCATCGTCACCGGCCTGAACCAGCCCGCCGAAGGTCTGGTGATCTACCGCGGCCAGCCGTTGAACGGCGTTAACCCGCACGCGACGATCGTCTTTCAGACGTTCGCCCTGTTCCCCTGGCTGACTGTGCAGCAGAACGTTGAGGTGGCCCTCAAGGCGCGGGGGATGCCGGCTTCCCTGCGCACAGTGCGGGCGATTGAGCTGCTGGATATGGTCGGTCTGGATGGCTTTGAAACCGCCTTCCCGCGCGAGCTTTCCGGCGGGATGCGGCAGAAGGTCGGCTTTGCGCGGGCAATGGCCGTCGAACCGGAACTGCTGTGCCTGGACGAAGCCTTCTCCGCCCTGGATGTGCTCAGCGCTGAATCCCTGCGTGGCGAATTGCTGGAGTTGTGGACCAGCGGGTCCATCCCGACCAAAGCGATCCTGATGGTCACTCATAACATCGAAGAAGCGGTGCTGATGGCCGACCGGGTGGTAGTGATGGATAAGCAGCCGGGACGCGTGATCGCCGACCTGAAGATCCCTCTGGAGCACCCGCGCCAGCGCAAATCCCCCCAGTTTCTGGACATGCTGGATCGGGTCTACGCGCTGCTGGCCGGGCAAACCCAACCGGAGCATATTGAGCTGGGGAGTGCGCCGGGCGAGGCCGGACGCACCCGCGCCTTGCCGGATGTGTCGGTGAGCGAGCTAGCCGGTCTGTTGGAATTCCTGGACGAGATGCCCGGCAACCGCACGGACGTGTACCGGCTGGAACAGGAATTGAACCTGGGCACGGATCCGGTGCTCGCACTGACCGAGGCCGCCGAATTGCTGGGCTTCGCTACCATCGCCAAAGGCGATATTGCCCTGACACCACTGGGCGAAACCTTCGCTGAAGCCAGTATTCTGGCCCGCAAGGAGATCCTGGCCACGCGCATCCGGCGTCTGCCGATGTTCAAATGGCTGCTGGCCATGCTGGACGCCGCCGATAAGGGACAGCTCGATCGCGACGTCATCCGGCTGGCGCTGGAACTGGAATTCTCGCCGGAAGAAGCCGCCCACCAGGTTGATCTGGCGATCCAGTGGGGCCGTTACGCCGAACTACTGGCCTACGACGACAATACCGAGACGATCTTCCGGGAGATGGCGGAGGTCGACGCTGGCTGA
- a CDS encoding site-specific integrase, which produces MTARQLPLLPTSDGLNPPLTRESPLHEAITPFQQYLRRQGKTRNTIIAFTSDLNLLMEFAGREAPLKALTTDTLNRFLHWIEYGRGIPCSQKSYARRVTTLKVFFGYLYTVEVLNTNPAAALVQRSGSAPLPHVLTPAQIDAVLEVTGRLRFAEKPDARPDLLVRLLLDTGLKKGEVMALTPADIDRTTTPPIVKVRHDSPRNRYRERDIPLDPEWPPLLDEYLEQYAPKEVIFDCTARNLEYVLKDIGIAAGITDFLLSFVVLRWTSALQDLRRGMEPDLLREKQGLSRISWYETYAKLQALLARQADLDATPG; this is translated from the coding sequence ATGACCGCCCGCCAGCTCCCCCTGCTACCTACTTCGGATGGGCTAAACCCGCCCCTGACGCGGGAAAGCCCCCTGCACGAGGCCATCACGCCCTTCCAGCAGTACCTGCGCCGCCAGGGCAAGACCCGCAACACCATCATCGCCTTCACCTCTGACCTCAACCTGCTCATGGAGTTCGCCGGGCGGGAGGCTCCGCTCAAGGCCCTGACGACCGATACACTCAACCGCTTCCTGCACTGGATCGAATACGGGCGCGGCATCCCCTGTAGCCAGAAGAGCTATGCTCGCCGCGTGACCACGCTCAAGGTGTTCTTCGGTTACCTGTACACTGTCGAGGTGCTCAATACCAATCCGGCGGCGGCGCTGGTGCAACGCTCCGGCAGCGCCCCGCTACCGCATGTCCTGACCCCGGCCCAGATCGACGCCGTGCTAGAAGTCACCGGGCGTCTGCGCTTTGCGGAAAAACCCGACGCCCGGCCTGACCTGCTCGTCCGCCTGCTGTTAGATACCGGCCTCAAGAAGGGGGAGGTGATGGCCCTTACCCCTGCCGACATCGACCGGACGACCACGCCGCCGATCGTCAAAGTGCGCCATGATTCGCCACGTAACCGCTACCGCGAACGCGACATCCCGCTTGATCCGGAATGGCCACCCCTGCTGGACGAGTACCTGGAGCAGTATGCGCCGAAGGAAGTCATCTTCGATTGCACAGCACGCAACCTGGAATACGTGCTCAAGGACATCGGTATCGCGGCGGGGATCACGGACTTCCTGCTGTCGTTTGTGGTGCTGCGCTGGACAAGCGCCCTGCAGGATTTGCGGCGCGGTATGGAGCCAGACCTGTTGCGAGAAAAGCAGGGCCTCAGCCGCATCAGCTGGTACGAGACCTACGCCAAGCTGCAGGCGTTGCTGGCCCGGCAGGCCGACCTGGACGCCACGCCGGGGTAA
- a CDS encoding DUF3795 domain-containing protein, with translation MIDEMVAYCGLDCAACPAYRATQTEDLPRLETLALEWFGEANAANAACDGCLTANRGRLNRWCRECPLRACARAMGIRTCAFCADYPDCRHLQKMFSHTPDAKARLDALRTMLR, from the coding sequence ATGATCGACGAAATGGTGGCCTACTGTGGGCTGGACTGCGCCGCCTGCCCCGCCTATCGCGCCACCCAGACCGAAGACCTGCCGCGCCTGGAGACACTGGCCCTGGAATGGTTCGGCGAGGCGAATGCTGCCAACGCCGCCTGCGATGGCTGCCTGACCGCCAACCGCGGACGGCTCAATCGCTGGTGCCGGGAATGCCCGCTGCGGGCCTGCGCCCGCGCGATGGGCATCCGGACCTGCGCCTTCTGCGCCGATTACCCGGACTGCCGCCACCTCCAGAAGATGTTTTCCCACACCCCGGACGCTAAAGCCCGCCTGGACGCGCTCCGTACCATGTTGCGCTGA
- a CDS encoding LLM class flavin-dependent oxidoreductase produces the protein MKFAVNIPPFGELADPRALVALARQAEAAGWDGFFLWDHVVFHPFGNAVADPWVALAAIATATEHIWLGPMLTPLARRRPWQVARQAVTLDRLSNGRLILSVGLGDPVQWDFGFFGEPTDARVRAEMLDEGLAIITGLWRGEPFHFEGKHYHLQELIFLPRPLQQPRIPIWVGGWWPHRRPLTRAARWDGVCPGADRPLKPDDWREIMAHVARHRTTDTPFDAVHSGPLPTDPGTAAEAIAPYSEVGVTWWVADTLGDVPWDDPQWVEKIVPNIRERIAQGPPRIG, from the coding sequence ATGAAGTTCGCCGTGAACATCCCGCCGTTCGGGGAGTTAGCCGACCCGCGCGCCCTGGTAGCGCTGGCCCGCCAGGCGGAGGCCGCCGGCTGGGATGGTTTCTTCCTGTGGGATCATGTGGTGTTCCACCCGTTCGGGAACGCGGTAGCCGATCCCTGGGTGGCGCTGGCGGCTATCGCTACTGCCACGGAACACATCTGGCTTGGCCCGATGCTCACCCCGCTGGCCCGCCGCCGGCCCTGGCAGGTAGCCCGTCAGGCCGTCACGCTCGACCGGCTATCCAATGGGCGGCTGATCCTCAGCGTGGGGCTTGGCGACCCGGTGCAATGGGACTTCGGCTTCTTTGGGGAACCGACGGACGCCCGCGTCCGGGCGGAGATGCTGGATGAAGGGCTGGCAATCATCACCGGCCTGTGGCGTGGGGAGCCGTTCCACTTTGAAGGGAAGCACTACCACCTGCAGGAGTTGATCTTCCTGCCGCGCCCGCTGCAACAGCCGCGCATCCCGATCTGGGTGGGCGGCTGGTGGCCCCACCGCCGCCCGCTGACCCGCGCCGCTCGCTGGGATGGGGTTTGCCCCGGCGCGGACAGGCCGCTGAAGCCCGACGACTGGCGGGAGATCATGGCTCATGTGGCCCGCCACCGGACGACCGACACTCCGTTTGACGCCGTGCACAGCGGCCCGCTGCCGACCGACCCCGGCACAGCGGCGGAGGCGATCGCCCCCTATTCAGAAGTGGGAGTCACCTGGTGGGTGGCCGACACGCTGGGCGATGTGCCCTGGGATGACCCACAGTGGGTCGAAAAGATTGTGCCCAATATCCGCGAGCGCATCGCCCAGGGGCCACCGAGGATCGGGTAG
- a CDS encoding nitroreductase family protein: MDVWEAIRSKRAVRQFADQPLPEQVVIRILDAGRRAQSAKNSQPWDFIAIRERETLRALATTGPWMGHVAGAALCVVIVTPAPEGNDRYPWHMFDAGQAAAYMQLAAQALGVGSCPGTIYDEAAARAILGYPAEKSARLVLSFGYPAGEAAQPRPARKGGRRPLAEVVHWERW; encoded by the coding sequence ATGGACGTGTGGGAAGCCATCCGCAGCAAGCGGGCTGTCCGCCAGTTCGCGGATCAGCCATTGCCGGAGCAGGTTGTGATTCGCATCCTGGACGCGGGCCGCCGCGCCCAGAGCGCCAAGAATTCCCAGCCGTGGGATTTCATCGCCATCCGGGAGCGGGAGACGCTGCGCGCCCTGGCCACCACCGGGCCGTGGATGGGCCATGTGGCCGGAGCAGCGTTGTGTGTGGTCATCGTCACGCCTGCCCCGGAGGGCAACGATCGCTACCCCTGGCACATGTTTGACGCCGGCCAAGCGGCGGCCTACATGCAACTTGCCGCCCAGGCGCTGGGTGTCGGCTCCTGCCCCGGCACGATCTACGACGAAGCCGCCGCGCGGGCAATCCTGGGCTACCCGGCGGAAAAATCAGCCCGGCTGGTGCTGTCCTTCGGCTATCCGGCGGGGGAGGCGGCGCAGCCCCGCCCGGCCAGGAAGGGCGGCCGCCGTCCGCTGGCCGAGGTCGTCCACTGGGAGCGGTGGTAG
- a CDS encoding ImmA/IrrE family metallo-endopeptidase, with protein MNGIGERLKLARVRSRLSQRDLAARAGVSAMAISKYENNEMMPGSEVLLRLSAALDVRPEFFLRNAPSLAIEPVYRKHSRLGAKAQHAIQAQIQDWLERYLLVESLCLEEHRFEMPEGFPQEVRTLVEAEEAAAALRQIWQLGNDPINNLTELLEAKGIKVGLIAGDDNFDACTFLYNGKAPIIAVNSNRPGDRQRFDLTHELGHIMLKVAGKLDEEKAAHRFAGAFLVPAEAARQELGEQRTHLDLLELVMLKRKYGMSMGAWIYRAKDLGILSEHAAEGLWRQLSARRWRRQEPEPLPPETPGRMHRLVRRLLAERIISEARAAELMGLSLGVYLKQRTSLYDPEPAVNLHR; from the coding sequence ATGAACGGCATTGGAGAGCGCCTTAAACTGGCACGGGTCAGGTCACGCCTCAGCCAGCGCGATCTGGCCGCTCGTGCCGGCGTGAGCGCCATGGCTATCTCAAAGTATGAGAACAATGAGATGATGCCTGGCTCAGAGGTGTTGCTCAGGCTAAGTGCAGCCCTGGACGTGCGCCCGGAGTTCTTCCTGCGCAACGCCCCGTCACTGGCAATCGAACCCGTCTACCGCAAACACAGCAGACTCGGTGCAAAGGCACAACACGCTATCCAGGCCCAGATTCAGGACTGGCTGGAACGCTACCTGCTGGTCGAATCGCTTTGCCTGGAAGAGCACCGCTTTGAAATGCCAGAAGGTTTCCCGCAGGAAGTACGGACTCTGGTAGAAGCGGAGGAAGCCGCTGCCGCGTTGCGGCAGATCTGGCAACTCGGCAACGATCCGATCAACAACCTGACCGAGTTGCTGGAGGCGAAGGGGATCAAGGTTGGTCTGATTGCGGGCGACGACAATTTCGACGCCTGCACCTTCCTCTACAATGGCAAAGCACCTATCATTGCGGTCAATAGCAACCGCCCCGGCGACCGGCAACGCTTTGATCTGACCCACGAGCTGGGACACATCATGTTGAAGGTGGCAGGCAAATTGGATGAGGAAAAGGCAGCGCACCGCTTCGCCGGGGCCTTTCTTGTCCCTGCGGAAGCGGCCCGCCAGGAACTGGGCGAGCAACGGACACACCTCGACCTCCTGGAGCTAGTCATGCTCAAGCGAAAATACGGCATGAGCATGGGGGCCTGGATTTACCGGGCCAAAGACCTGGGCATCCTGAGCGAACACGCCGCCGAAGGGTTGTGGCGGCAGTTGAGCGCCCGCCGCTGGCGCAGACAGGAGCCTGAGCCATTACCGCCGGAAACGCCCGGCAGGATGCACCGCTTGGTACGGCGCTTGCTGGCAGAGAGGATCATTTCGGAGGCACGCGCGGCGGAGTTGATGGGTCTGTCACTGGGTGTCTATCTGAAGCAGAGAACGAGCCTCTATGATCCAGAGCCAGCCGTCAATCTGCATCGCTGA
- a CDS encoding DUF3368 domain-containing protein, which translates to MIQSQPSICIADTNIIIDLYQGGILAHLFQLPFQFAAPDVIVAELQDPEGAQVELMGMARLSLEPRQLIEVITLSRQYPRISVNDLQAFVLARDRKATLLTGDHALRRLARETGIPVHGTLWLLDEMVRLDVLSESEAATALKAMLDNNCRLPLEECETRLRRWE; encoded by the coding sequence ATGATCCAGAGCCAGCCGTCAATCTGCATCGCTGACACCAATATCATCATCGACCTGTATCAGGGTGGCATACTGGCGCACCTCTTTCAGCTTCCCTTTCAATTCGCTGCCCCAGATGTCATCGTCGCGGAGTTACAAGACCCTGAAGGCGCGCAGGTTGAGTTGATGGGCATGGCCCGCCTTTCGCTGGAGCCTCGACAACTTATCGAGGTTATAACGCTTTCCCGACAGTATCCTCGTATTTCGGTCAACGATCTGCAGGCCTTTGTGCTGGCTCGAGACCGGAAGGCCACACTCCTGACCGGCGATCACGCTCTGCGCAGGCTTGCCAGAGAAACCGGTATCCCGGTGCATGGTACACTCTGGCTGCTGGATGAAATGGTGCGCCTGGATGTGCTTTCTGAGAGTGAGGCTGCCACCGCGTTGAAAGCCATGCTTGACAACAACTGCCGTCTCCCCCTTGAGGAATGCGAAACACGGTTGAGGCGCTGGGAATAA
- the nuoF gene encoding NADH-quinone oxidoreductase subunit NuoF, translating into MEQHILLRHRDIENIHRLEVYRQHGGFEAFRKAVTTMTPDEVIEVVKASNLRGRGGAGFPTGVKWSFIPKHEPIKYVVVNADESEPGTFKDREILEKNPHQLIEGALIAAYAIQAKAIYVYCRGEFWDLAHELDQHIAAVREAGFLGQNILGSSWSCEMYTHLGAGAYICGEESALLNSLQGLLGQPRVRPPFPAQKGGGLYYEATVVNNVETLTNVPWIIMHGADAYKQMGTPESPGPKIYCLSGHVARPGNYELPLGITFRELIFEHAGGIPDDRRLKAILPSGASGPVLPATDEVLDTPLTYEAVAQIGSTLGSASIILLDETVNMAWAAAKMMEFFSHESCGKCTPCREGTYWSKMRYRALLGGRVQSEKDIDILADVAGQMAGITLCALGEFAVNPVVATIKHFREDYLAWIKQAEEKQAARPPAREKAPA; encoded by the coding sequence GTGGAGCAGCACATCCTACTGCGGCATCGGGACATTGAGAACATCCACCGCCTTGAGGTTTACCGGCAGCATGGCGGCTTTGAGGCGTTCCGGAAAGCAGTCACTACGATGACACCCGACGAGGTGATCGAGGTGGTCAAAGCCTCCAACCTGCGCGGACGTGGCGGCGCAGGCTTCCCGACCGGCGTCAAATGGAGCTTCATCCCCAAGCATGAACCGATCAAGTATGTGGTGGTCAACGCTGATGAATCCGAACCGGGCACGTTCAAAGACCGTGAGATTCTGGAAAAGAACCCACACCAGCTGATCGAAGGCGCGCTGATCGCCGCTTATGCCATCCAGGCGAAGGCCATCTATGTTTACTGCCGCGGCGAATTCTGGGACCTGGCCCATGAGCTGGATCAGCATATCGCCGCTGTCCGCGAGGCGGGCTTCCTCGGCCAGAACATCCTCGGCTCCAGCTGGTCGTGCGAAATGTACACTCATCTGGGCGCGGGCGCCTACATCTGTGGGGAGGAATCGGCACTGCTCAACAGTTTGCAGGGGTTGCTGGGCCAGCCACGGGTGCGCCCACCCTTCCCGGCGCAAAAGGGCGGTGGCCTCTACTACGAGGCGACGGTCGTCAACAATGTGGAGACTCTGACCAACGTCCCCTGGATCATCATGCACGGCGCGGACGCCTACAAGCAGATGGGTACGCCGGAAAGCCCTGGCCCCAAGATTTATTGCCTGAGCGGGCATGTGGCCCGCCCTGGCAACTACGAGCTGCCGCTGGGCATCACCTTCCGTGAGTTGATCTTTGAGCACGCGGGCGGCATCCCGGACGACCGGCGGCTCAAGGCCATCCTGCCCTCCGGCGCCTCGGGGCCGGTTCTGCCCGCGACGGATGAAGTGCTGGACACCCCACTGACCTATGAAGCAGTGGCCCAGATTGGCTCGACGCTCGGTTCAGCCTCGATCATCCTGCTGGATGAGACGGTCAACATGGCCTGGGCGGCGGCTAAAATGATGGAGTTTTTCTCCCACGAAAGCTGTGGGAAGTGCACGCCGTGCCGCGAGGGAACCTACTGGAGCAAGATGCGCTACCGCGCCCTGCTTGGTGGGCGGGTGCAATCTGAGAAGGATATCGACATCCTGGCTGACGTGGCCGGGCAGATGGCCGGGATCACCCTGTGCGCGCTGGGGGAGTTCGCCGTCAACCCGGTGGTGGCGACGATCAAGCACTTCCGGGAGGATTACCTGGCCTGGATCAAACAGGCGGAGGAGAAGCAGGCGGCGCGACCCCCCGCGCGGGAGAAAGCCCCGGCGTAG